The following proteins are co-located in the Nerophis ophidion isolate RoL-2023_Sa linkage group LG04, RoL_Noph_v1.0, whole genome shotgun sequence genome:
- the thoc2 gene encoding THO complex subunit 2 isoform X2, whose product MATLILPGEWIKNWEKNGKHEFAKLCKGLTEKIEHGCQTKEIQTALYEVCWQVVQGNLKLDLIVNVLGEMMELRDDMTSILADVFSILDVETVALEDKHKRDQYIQLVGACLVCVPETILKERLDPETLESLGLIKQAHQFNQKIVKIKTKLFYKQQKFNLLREENEGYAKLITELGQDLSGSITSHIVLESIKSLIGCFNLDPNRVLDIILEVYESRSDQDEFFLSLIKSYMCEPLTLCHILGFKFKFYQEPNEETPKSLYHIAAALLQHNLIDLEDLYVHLLPVDATIVEEHKRVLSEAKQIARRLVMVVVPSEKSEDKEKEKDKEEEKTEQPLDNQKLGLLEALLRIGDWQHALCIMDQLPSFYATSHKSIALALCQLLHLTVDPLYRGSGLPKGARGRVTHPLKNKRVPRPAESFEDLRRDTFGMLGYLGPHLAHDPILFAKIVRLGKAFMKEYQCSEGSDVKDKMETLLSCFLSIADQVLLPSLSLMDCNACMSEELWGFFKLFPYHHRYRLYGQWKNETYSSHPLLVKVKAQTVERAKYIMKRLTKENVKQSGRQVGKLSHSNPTIFFEYMLSQIQWYDNLIAPVVDSLKYLTSLNYDVLAYCIIEALANPEKEKMKHDDTTISSWLQSLAILCGAVFRKYPIELAGLLQYVANQLKAGKSFDLLILKEVVQKMAGIEITDEMTSEQLEAMTGGEQLKAEGGYFGQIRNTKKSSQRLKDALLDHEFALPLCILISQQRNCVVFLEGGEKHLKLVGHLYDQCHDTLVQFGGFLASNLSTEDYIKRVPSIDILCNQFHIPHDAAFFLSRPMYAHQILSKYDELKKAEKGNRQQQKVQKYVAACEHVMTPVHEAVVSLHPPRVWEDLRPQFYATFWSLTMYDLAVPHSAYEREINKLKAQIKAIEDNPEIPMNKKKKEKERCTALQEKLQEEEKKQLEHVQRVLHRLKLEKDKWLMTKSTKNETITKFLQLCLFPRCIFSSIDAVYCARFVELVHQQMTPNFCTLLCYDRVFSAIIYTVASCTENESHHYGRFLCCMLETVTRWHSDRAVYEKECGNYPGFLTILRATGFDGGQQANPLDYENFRHVVHKWHYMLTKASVHCLETGDYTHIRNILIVLIKILPCYPKVLNLGQALEYRVHKICAKEKDKRPDLFALAMGYSGRLKSQKVHMVPENEFHHKEPPVRNATPASQQNGPSSMTKPVTTTIKTEDGISEDGERGKDKSQTTKPITKANSAAAKVTTSNGNGAPNSTKAVKERDDKEKSSKEKKEKKEKTPGSTPETKADARREKLREERAGKDDRVVREGKEKTPKVDRDKVKAEEKNKDDKAKAGNGESTEPCRERDAIKESKSKEKGDRIVVTTSLKSPVPRSETAESERDHKRRKLDGHSSPSHSSSVKLICHLHSSPQDNSNDPKESTSKHHINYISVSRSKSREREQEKKDPENALGRCKEKKEEKERKDRKRDHVVPEQEFSQEPKRRKDENGTNLSKNSQSVSPCDSPVSMEKEKSKRSKSSSKEKSDSVKPERTSTGGKKESRHEKKEKRDSSGGKEEKKQSSDKHR is encoded by the exons TGCAAAACTCTGCAAAGGACTCACAGAGAAAATAGAGCATGGATGTCAGACTAAAG AAATCCAGACAGCCTTATATGAGGTCTGCTGGCAAGTTGTACAGGGTAACCTCAAGTTGGACCTCATCGTGAACGTCCTTGGGGAGATGATG GAACTCCGAGATGACATGACATCAATTTTAGCAGATGTGTTTAGTATTCTAG ATGTAGAAACTGTTGCACTGGAGGACAAACACAAGCGCGACCAATATATCCAGTTGGTGGGAGCGTGTTTG GTTTGTGTTCCAGAGACCATTTTGAAGGAGCGCCTGGATCCAGAAACCCTTGAATCTCTTGGACTTATAAAACAAGCTCATCAGTTTAATCAGAAGATTGTAAAGATCAAGACGAAACTATT TTACAAGCAACAGAAGTTCAACTTGCTAAGGGAGGAAAACGAAGGCTACGCCAAACTGATCACAGAACTCGGCCAAGACCTGTCCGGTAGCATCACCAGTCACATTGTACTGGAAAGCATCAAGTCACTGATAG GATGTTTTAATTTGGATCCTAACCGTGTTTTGGACATAATCCTGGAAGTGTATGAGAGTCGATCAGACCAAGATGAGTTCTTTTTGTCCCTCATCAAGTCCTACATGTGCGAGCCACTGACTCTTTGCCACATCCTTGGCTTTAAATTCAAATTTTATCAG GAACCAAATGAGGAAACTCCTAAGTCTTTGTATCACATTGCTGCTGCTCTGCTTCAGCACAACCTGATTGATTTGGAGGATCTTTATGTACAT CTTTTGCCAGTAGATGCTACAATTGTAGAAGAACACAAACGAGTTCTTTCAGAGGCCAAACAGATTGCCCGCAGGCTAGTCATGGTTGTGGTGCCTTCAGAAAAAAGTGAAGACAAGGAAAAAGAGAAAGACAAGGAAGAAGAGAAAACTGAGCAG CCTCTTGACAACCAGAAACTTGGTTTGTTGGAAGCACTTCTCAGGATTGGAGACTGGCAACATGCTCTGTGTATAATGGACCAGTTGCCTTCCTTCTATGCTACTTCGCATAAGTCCATTGCACTGGCACTCTGCCAGCTGTTACACCTGACAGTGGATCCTCTTTACCGCgg GTCTGGCCTCCCAAAAGGTGCAAGGGGACGCGTGACGCATCCACTGAAGAACAAGCGGGTACCACGCCCTGCAGAGAGCTTTGAAGACTTGCGCAGGGACACATTCGGCATGCTCGGTTACCTGGGCCCTCACCTTGCTCACGACCCCATCCTCTTTGCCAAGATTGTACGCCTTGGCAAGGCTTTCATGAAAGAG TATCAATGCAGCGAGGGCTCAGATGTCAAAGACAAAATG GAAACACTTTTAAGTTGCTTCCTGAGCATTGCAGACCAGGTGCTGCTACCTTCCCTTTCTCTGATGGATTGTAACGCTTGTATGTCTGAGGAGCTTTGGGGTTTCTTTAAACTCTTTCCCTACCATCACAG GTACCGTTTATATGGACAGTGGAAGAACGAAACCTATTCCAGCCACCCTTTGCTGGTCAAAGTCAAAGCGCAAACTGTGGAAAGGGCTAAGTATATTATGAA GCGGTTGACCAAAGAGAATGTGAAACAGTCTGGGAGACAGGTTGGCAAACTGAGCCACAGCAACCCCACCATTTTTTTTGAATAT ATGCTGTCTCAAATCCAGTGGTATGATAACCTCATTGCCCCAGTGGTGGACTCCTTGAAATACCTCACCTCCCTCAACTACGATGTCTTAGCCT ATTGCATAATAGAAGCTCTGGCCAATCCCGAGAAGGAGAAGATGAAGCATGATGACACAACCATCTCATCATGGCTACAGA GCCTGGCAATTTTGTGTGGAGCCGTCTTTCGGAAATATCCTATTGAATTGGCCGGCCTTCTTCAGTACGTTGCCAATCAGTTAAAAGCAGGAAAAAG TTTTGACCTGCTCATTCTAAAGGAGGTTGTGCAGAAAATGGCTGGCATTGAGATCACCGATGAAATGACGTCAGAGCAGCTTGAGGCAATGACTGGAGGGGAACAACTCAAAGCTGAG GGCGGCTACTTTGGTCAGATCAGGAACACTAAAAAGTCATCACAGCGTCTGAAGGATGCTCTTCTGGATCATGAATTTGCTCTGCCACTGTGTATACTCATATCTCAGCAAAGAAATTGTGTAGTTTTCCTAGAGGGTGGAGAGAAACATCTCAAACTAGTCGGTCACCTCTATGACCAG TGTCATGACACACTGGTCCAGTTTGGGGGCTTCCTGGCCTCCAACCTCAGCACAGAGGACTACATCAAGCGTGTTCCCTCCATTGACATTCTTTGTAACCAGTTCCACATTCCACATGATGCTGCCTTCTTCCTCTCTCGACCAATGTATGCCCATCAAATTTTG TCCAAATATGATGAGCTTAAAAAAGCAGAGAAAGGCAACCGGCAACAGCAGAAGGTGCAGAAGTATGTGGCGGCCTGTGAACATGTGATGACACCAGTACACGAGGCTGTGGTGTCCCTCCATCCACCCAGGGTTTGGGAAGATCTACGACCCCAATTCTACGCCACCTTCTGGTCTCTTACCATGTATGACCTGGCTGTGCCCCATTCGGCCTATGAGCGGGAGATCAATAAACTCAAGGCGCAGATCAAGGCTATCGAAGATAATCCTGAAATT CCTATGAATAAGAAAAAGAAAGAGAAGGAACGGTGCACTGCTTTGCAGGAAAAACTGCAGGAGGAGGAGAAAAAACAGTTGGAGCACGTCCAAAGGGTGCTCCATCGCCTCAAACTGGAGAAAGACAAATGGTTGATGACCA AATCCACAAAAAATGAGACCATAACAAAGTTCCTGCAGCTCTGTCTGTTCCCACGCTGTATCTTCTCCTCCATCGACGCTGTGTATTGTGCCCGCTTTGTCGAGCTAGTTCACCAGCAAATGACACCCAACTTCTGCACACTCCTTTGCTACGACCGG GTATTCTCAGCTATCATTTACACTGTGGCCAGTTGTACAGAGAATGAGTCCCATCACTACGGGCGCTTCCTTTGCTGCATGCTGGAGACAGTGACCCGTTGGCATAGCGATCGTGCAGTCTATGAGAAG GAGTGTGGTAATTACCCCGGATTTCTAACCATCTTGAGAGCCACTGGCTTTGACGGAGGTCAACAAGCAAATCCCCTGGATTATGAAAACTTCAGGCATGTGGTGCACAAATGGCATTACATGTTGACTAAA GCTTCAGTTCATTGCTTGGAAACTGGAGATTACACTCACATCCGAAACATCCTCATCGTTCTCATCAAGATTCTGCCGTGTTACCCCAAGGTTCTGAATCTGGGCCAAGCGCTGGAGTACCGTGTCCACAAGATCTGCGCTAAGGAGAAGGACAAGAGGCCAGACCTCTTTGCCTTAGCCATGGG TTACTCAGGTCGGTTGAAAAGCCAGAAGGTGCATATGGTCCCTGAGAATGAGTTTCATCATAAGGAGCCGCCAGTACGCAATGCCACCCCTGCCAGTCAGCAGAATGGCCCCAGCAGCATGACCAAGCCTGTCACTACCACAATCAAGACAGAGGATGGTATCTCAGAGGATGGTG AGCGGGGGAAAGATAAATCTCAGACCACCAAGCCAATAACCAAAGCCAACAGTGCAGCAGCAAAAGTGACAACTAGCAATGGGAATGGTGCTCCTAATAG CACTAAAGCCGTGAAAGAGCGGGACGACAAAGAGAAGAGCAGCAaggagaaaaaagagaaaaaagaaaagacacCAGGCAGCACTCCAGAAACGAAGGCAGATGCTCGCCGAGAGAAGCTGAGAGAGGAGAGAGCAGGAAAGGATGATCGGGTGGTTCGCGAGGGTAAGGAGAAGACGCCCAAAGTCGACCGAGACAAAGTCAAAGCTGAGGAGAAGAACAAAGATGACAAGGCCAAAGCAGGCAACGGGGAGTCCACGGAGCCTTGCAGAGAGCGCGATGCTATCAAGGAGTCTAAGAGCAAGGAAAAAGGAGACCGGATCGTTGTGACCACATCCCTCAAGTCACCTGTTCCAAGATCAGAGACAGCTGAATCTGAGAGGG ATCACAAAAGACGAAAGCTCGACGGTCACTCTTCTCCGTCCCACTCCTCGTCTGTTAAG CTCATCTGTCATCTCCATTCATCCCCACAGGACAATAGCAACGATCCCAAGGAGTCCACATCCAAG CACCACATCAACTACATTTCTGTATCCCGGTCCAAAAGCAGAGAGAGGGAGCAGGAGAAGAAAGATCCCGAGAATGCACTTGGCCGATGCAAAGAGAAGAAAGAAGAAAAGGAGCGCAAAGACAGGAAGAGA GACCATGTTGTCCCCGAGCAAGAGTTCAGCCAAGAACCCAAACGCAGAAAGGACGAGAACGGAACCA ATTTGTCTAAAAACAGTCAGAGTGTAAGTCCTTGTGACTCACCCGTCTCCATGGAAAAAGAGAAGAGTAAAAGATCGAAATCTTCCAGCAAAGAGAAAAGTGACTCTGTGAAGCCTGAGAGGACTTCTACTGGAGGGAAAAAG GAGTCTCGACACGAAAAGAAAGAGAAGAGAGACAGCAGCGGAGGAAAGGAAGAGAAAAAACA GTCGTCAGACAAGCACAGATAA
- the thoc2 gene encoding THO complex subunit 2 isoform X3 — MATLILPGEWIKNWEKNGKHEFAKLCKGLTEKIEHGCQTKEIQTALYEVCWQVVQGNLKLDLIVNVLGEMMELRDDMTSILADVFSILDVETVALEDKHKRDQYIQLVGACLVCVPETILKERLDPETLESLGLIKQAHQFNQKIVKIKTKLFYKQQKFNLLREENEGYAKLITELGQDLSGSITSHIVLESIKSLIGCFNLDPNRVLDIILEVYESRSDQDEFFLSLIKSYMCEPLTLCHILGFKFKFYQEPNEETPKSLYHIAAALLQHNLIDLEDLYVHLLPVDATIVEEHKRVLSEAKQIARRLVMVVVPSEKSEDKEKEKDKEEEKTEQPLDNQKLGLLEALLRIGDWQHALCIMDQLPSFYATSHKSIALALCQLLHLTVDPLYRGSGLPKGARGRVTHPLKNKRVPRPAESFEDLRRDTFGMLGYLGPHLAHDPILFAKIVRLGKAFMKEYQCSEGSDVKDKMETLLSCFLSIADQVLLPSLSLMDCNACMSEELWGFFKLFPYHHRYRLYGQWKNETYSSHPLLVKVKAQTVERAKYIMKRLTKENVKQSGRQVGKLSHSNPTIFFEYMLSQIQWYDNLIAPVVDSLKYLTSLNYDVLAYCIIEALANPEKEKMKHDDTTISSWLQSLAILCGAVFRKYPIELAGLLQYVANQLKAGKSFDLLILKEVVQKMAGIEITDEMTSEQLEAMTGGEQLKAEGGYFGQIRNTKKSSQRLKDALLDHEFALPLCILISQQRNCVVFLEGGEKHLKLVGHLYDQCHDTLVQFGGFLASNLSTEDYIKRVPSIDILCNQFHIPHDAAFFLSRPMYAHQILSKYDELKKAEKGNRQQQKVQKYVAACEHVMTPVHEAVVSLHPPRVWEDLRPQFYATFWSLTMYDLAVPHSAYEREINKLKAQIKAIEDNPEIPMNKKKKEKERCTALQEKLQEEEKKQLEHVQRVLHRLKLEKDKWLMTKSTKNETITKFLQLCLFPRCIFSSIDAVYCARFVELVHQQMTPNFCTLLCYDRVFSAIIYTVASCTENESHHYGRFLCCMLETVTRWHSDRAVYEKECGNYPGFLTILRATGFDGGQQANPLDYENFRHVVHKWHYMLTKASVHCLETGDYTHIRNILIVLIKILPCYPKVLNLGQALEYRVHKICAKEKDKRPDLFALAMGYSGRLKSQKVHMVPENEFHHKEPPVRNATPASQQNGPSSMTKPVTTTIKTEDGISEDGERGKDKSQTTKPITKANSAAAKVTTSNGNGAPNSTKAVKERDDKEKSSKEKKEKKEKTPGSTPETKADARREKLREERAGKDDRVVREGKEKTPKVDRDKVKAEEKNKDDKAKAGNGESTEPCRERDAIKESKSKEKGDRIVVTTSLKSPVPRSETAESERDHKRRKLDGHSSPSHSSSVKDNSNDPKESTSKHHINYISVSRSKSREREQEKKDPENALGRCKEKKEEKERKDRKRDHVVPEQEFSQEPKRRKDENGTNLSKNSQSVSPCDSPVSMEKEKSKRSKSSSKEKSDSVKPERTSTGGKKESRHEKKEKRDSSGGKEEKKHHKSSDKHR; from the exons TGCAAAACTCTGCAAAGGACTCACAGAGAAAATAGAGCATGGATGTCAGACTAAAG AAATCCAGACAGCCTTATATGAGGTCTGCTGGCAAGTTGTACAGGGTAACCTCAAGTTGGACCTCATCGTGAACGTCCTTGGGGAGATGATG GAACTCCGAGATGACATGACATCAATTTTAGCAGATGTGTTTAGTATTCTAG ATGTAGAAACTGTTGCACTGGAGGACAAACACAAGCGCGACCAATATATCCAGTTGGTGGGAGCGTGTTTG GTTTGTGTTCCAGAGACCATTTTGAAGGAGCGCCTGGATCCAGAAACCCTTGAATCTCTTGGACTTATAAAACAAGCTCATCAGTTTAATCAGAAGATTGTAAAGATCAAGACGAAACTATT TTACAAGCAACAGAAGTTCAACTTGCTAAGGGAGGAAAACGAAGGCTACGCCAAACTGATCACAGAACTCGGCCAAGACCTGTCCGGTAGCATCACCAGTCACATTGTACTGGAAAGCATCAAGTCACTGATAG GATGTTTTAATTTGGATCCTAACCGTGTTTTGGACATAATCCTGGAAGTGTATGAGAGTCGATCAGACCAAGATGAGTTCTTTTTGTCCCTCATCAAGTCCTACATGTGCGAGCCACTGACTCTTTGCCACATCCTTGGCTTTAAATTCAAATTTTATCAG GAACCAAATGAGGAAACTCCTAAGTCTTTGTATCACATTGCTGCTGCTCTGCTTCAGCACAACCTGATTGATTTGGAGGATCTTTATGTACAT CTTTTGCCAGTAGATGCTACAATTGTAGAAGAACACAAACGAGTTCTTTCAGAGGCCAAACAGATTGCCCGCAGGCTAGTCATGGTTGTGGTGCCTTCAGAAAAAAGTGAAGACAAGGAAAAAGAGAAAGACAAGGAAGAAGAGAAAACTGAGCAG CCTCTTGACAACCAGAAACTTGGTTTGTTGGAAGCACTTCTCAGGATTGGAGACTGGCAACATGCTCTGTGTATAATGGACCAGTTGCCTTCCTTCTATGCTACTTCGCATAAGTCCATTGCACTGGCACTCTGCCAGCTGTTACACCTGACAGTGGATCCTCTTTACCGCgg GTCTGGCCTCCCAAAAGGTGCAAGGGGACGCGTGACGCATCCACTGAAGAACAAGCGGGTACCACGCCCTGCAGAGAGCTTTGAAGACTTGCGCAGGGACACATTCGGCATGCTCGGTTACCTGGGCCCTCACCTTGCTCACGACCCCATCCTCTTTGCCAAGATTGTACGCCTTGGCAAGGCTTTCATGAAAGAG TATCAATGCAGCGAGGGCTCAGATGTCAAAGACAAAATG GAAACACTTTTAAGTTGCTTCCTGAGCATTGCAGACCAGGTGCTGCTACCTTCCCTTTCTCTGATGGATTGTAACGCTTGTATGTCTGAGGAGCTTTGGGGTTTCTTTAAACTCTTTCCCTACCATCACAG GTACCGTTTATATGGACAGTGGAAGAACGAAACCTATTCCAGCCACCCTTTGCTGGTCAAAGTCAAAGCGCAAACTGTGGAAAGGGCTAAGTATATTATGAA GCGGTTGACCAAAGAGAATGTGAAACAGTCTGGGAGACAGGTTGGCAAACTGAGCCACAGCAACCCCACCATTTTTTTTGAATAT ATGCTGTCTCAAATCCAGTGGTATGATAACCTCATTGCCCCAGTGGTGGACTCCTTGAAATACCTCACCTCCCTCAACTACGATGTCTTAGCCT ATTGCATAATAGAAGCTCTGGCCAATCCCGAGAAGGAGAAGATGAAGCATGATGACACAACCATCTCATCATGGCTACAGA GCCTGGCAATTTTGTGTGGAGCCGTCTTTCGGAAATATCCTATTGAATTGGCCGGCCTTCTTCAGTACGTTGCCAATCAGTTAAAAGCAGGAAAAAG TTTTGACCTGCTCATTCTAAAGGAGGTTGTGCAGAAAATGGCTGGCATTGAGATCACCGATGAAATGACGTCAGAGCAGCTTGAGGCAATGACTGGAGGGGAACAACTCAAAGCTGAG GGCGGCTACTTTGGTCAGATCAGGAACACTAAAAAGTCATCACAGCGTCTGAAGGATGCTCTTCTGGATCATGAATTTGCTCTGCCACTGTGTATACTCATATCTCAGCAAAGAAATTGTGTAGTTTTCCTAGAGGGTGGAGAGAAACATCTCAAACTAGTCGGTCACCTCTATGACCAG TGTCATGACACACTGGTCCAGTTTGGGGGCTTCCTGGCCTCCAACCTCAGCACAGAGGACTACATCAAGCGTGTTCCCTCCATTGACATTCTTTGTAACCAGTTCCACATTCCACATGATGCTGCCTTCTTCCTCTCTCGACCAATGTATGCCCATCAAATTTTG TCCAAATATGATGAGCTTAAAAAAGCAGAGAAAGGCAACCGGCAACAGCAGAAGGTGCAGAAGTATGTGGCGGCCTGTGAACATGTGATGACACCAGTACACGAGGCTGTGGTGTCCCTCCATCCACCCAGGGTTTGGGAAGATCTACGACCCCAATTCTACGCCACCTTCTGGTCTCTTACCATGTATGACCTGGCTGTGCCCCATTCGGCCTATGAGCGGGAGATCAATAAACTCAAGGCGCAGATCAAGGCTATCGAAGATAATCCTGAAATT CCTATGAATAAGAAAAAGAAAGAGAAGGAACGGTGCACTGCTTTGCAGGAAAAACTGCAGGAGGAGGAGAAAAAACAGTTGGAGCACGTCCAAAGGGTGCTCCATCGCCTCAAACTGGAGAAAGACAAATGGTTGATGACCA AATCCACAAAAAATGAGACCATAACAAAGTTCCTGCAGCTCTGTCTGTTCCCACGCTGTATCTTCTCCTCCATCGACGCTGTGTATTGTGCCCGCTTTGTCGAGCTAGTTCACCAGCAAATGACACCCAACTTCTGCACACTCCTTTGCTACGACCGG GTATTCTCAGCTATCATTTACACTGTGGCCAGTTGTACAGAGAATGAGTCCCATCACTACGGGCGCTTCCTTTGCTGCATGCTGGAGACAGTGACCCGTTGGCATAGCGATCGTGCAGTCTATGAGAAG GAGTGTGGTAATTACCCCGGATTTCTAACCATCTTGAGAGCCACTGGCTTTGACGGAGGTCAACAAGCAAATCCCCTGGATTATGAAAACTTCAGGCATGTGGTGCACAAATGGCATTACATGTTGACTAAA GCTTCAGTTCATTGCTTGGAAACTGGAGATTACACTCACATCCGAAACATCCTCATCGTTCTCATCAAGATTCTGCCGTGTTACCCCAAGGTTCTGAATCTGGGCCAAGCGCTGGAGTACCGTGTCCACAAGATCTGCGCTAAGGAGAAGGACAAGAGGCCAGACCTCTTTGCCTTAGCCATGGG TTACTCAGGTCGGTTGAAAAGCCAGAAGGTGCATATGGTCCCTGAGAATGAGTTTCATCATAAGGAGCCGCCAGTACGCAATGCCACCCCTGCCAGTCAGCAGAATGGCCCCAGCAGCATGACCAAGCCTGTCACTACCACAATCAAGACAGAGGATGGTATCTCAGAGGATGGTG AGCGGGGGAAAGATAAATCTCAGACCACCAAGCCAATAACCAAAGCCAACAGTGCAGCAGCAAAAGTGACAACTAGCAATGGGAATGGTGCTCCTAATAG CACTAAAGCCGTGAAAGAGCGGGACGACAAAGAGAAGAGCAGCAaggagaaaaaagagaaaaaagaaaagacacCAGGCAGCACTCCAGAAACGAAGGCAGATGCTCGCCGAGAGAAGCTGAGAGAGGAGAGAGCAGGAAAGGATGATCGGGTGGTTCGCGAGGGTAAGGAGAAGACGCCCAAAGTCGACCGAGACAAAGTCAAAGCTGAGGAGAAGAACAAAGATGACAAGGCCAAAGCAGGCAACGGGGAGTCCACGGAGCCTTGCAGAGAGCGCGATGCTATCAAGGAGTCTAAGAGCAAGGAAAAAGGAGACCGGATCGTTGTGACCACATCCCTCAAGTCACCTGTTCCAAGATCAGAGACAGCTGAATCTGAGAGGG ATCACAAAAGACGAAAGCTCGACGGTCACTCTTCTCCGTCCCACTCCTCGTCTGTTAAG GACAATAGCAACGATCCCAAGGAGTCCACATCCAAG CACCACATCAACTACATTTCTGTATCCCGGTCCAAAAGCAGAGAGAGGGAGCAGGAGAAGAAAGATCCCGAGAATGCACTTGGCCGATGCAAAGAGAAGAAAGAAGAAAAGGAGCGCAAAGACAGGAAGAGA GACCATGTTGTCCCCGAGCAAGAGTTCAGCCAAGAACCCAAACGCAGAAAGGACGAGAACGGAACCA ATTTGTCTAAAAACAGTCAGAGTGTAAGTCCTTGTGACTCACCCGTCTCCATGGAAAAAGAGAAGAGTAAAAGATCGAAATCTTCCAGCAAAGAGAAAAGTGACTCTGTGAAGCCTGAGAGGACTTCTACTGGAGGGAAAAAG GAGTCTCGACACGAAAAGAAAGAGAAGAGAGACAGCAGCGGAGGAAAGGAAGAGAAAAAACA TCATAAGTCGTCAGACAAGCACAGATAA